The following are from one region of the Streptomyces decoyicus genome:
- the lexA gene encoding transcriptional repressor LexA, with translation MTTTADSATITAQSHSQSRFEHQQQAQRPPMDDATSDSEEQKPARSLPGRPPGIRADSSGLTDRQRRVIEVIRDSVQRRGYPPSMREIGQAVGLSSTSSVAHQLMALERKGFLRRDPHRPRAYEVRGSDQTTAAATETAGKPAASYVPLVGRIAAGGPILAEESVEDVFPLPRQLVGDGELFVLKVVGDSMIEAAICDGDWVTVRRQPVAENGDIVAAMLDGEATVKRFKREDGHVWLLPHNSAYQPIPGDEATILGKVVAVLRRV, from the coding sequence GTGACCACCACCGCAGACAGCGCGACCATCACCGCACAAAGCCACTCCCAGAGCCGGTTCGAGCATCAGCAACAGGCACAGCGGCCGCCGATGGACGACGCCACGTCGGACTCCGAAGAGCAGAAGCCCGCCCGCTCGCTGCCCGGCCGTCCTCCAGGGATCCGAGCCGACAGTTCCGGACTCACCGACCGCCAGCGCAGGGTGATCGAGGTGATCCGGGATTCGGTGCAGCGGCGCGGCTACCCGCCGTCCATGCGCGAGATCGGCCAGGCCGTCGGGCTGTCCAGCACCTCGTCCGTCGCCCACCAGCTCATGGCTCTGGAGCGCAAGGGCTTCCTGCGGCGCGACCCGCACCGCCCCCGGGCCTACGAGGTCCGCGGCTCGGACCAGACCACCGCTGCGGCGACGGAGACCGCCGGCAAGCCCGCCGCGTCCTATGTCCCGCTGGTCGGCCGGATCGCCGCCGGTGGCCCGATCCTCGCGGAGGAGTCGGTCGAGGATGTCTTCCCGCTCCCCCGCCAGCTCGTCGGCGACGGCGAACTGTTCGTGCTGAAGGTCGTCGGCGACTCCATGATCGAAGCCGCCATCTGCGACGGCGACTGGGTCACGGTCCGCCGCCAGCCGGTCGCCGAGAACGGTGACATCGTGGCCGCCATGCTGGACGGCGAAGCCACCGTCAAGCGCTTCAAGCGCGAGGACGGCCATGTGTGGCTGCTGCCGCACAACTCCGCTTACCAGCCGATCCCCGGCGACGAGGCAACCATCCTCGGCAAGGTGGTGGCGGTACTGCGCCGCGTCTGA